The nucleotide window CGGATTGCCAAGATCGCACCATGAATCTTCGGATGCAAAGTCTTGACGCGGCCGTTCATCATTTCCGGAAAACCGGTGACATCCTGCACGGCCATGACCGGTACGCCGGCGTCCTGCAGCGCTCTCATCGTCCCGCCGGTAGAGATTATTTCAATCCCGAGCCCGGTCAGCGCTTGTCCCAGTTTTACAATGCCCGTTTTATCAGAAACACTGAGTAATGCACGTTTTACTTTCATTGCCGACTACCTCCTCAATCAACCGTTAATGGTAACAATATTTCCGTTCACCTGCAATTTATCATCGCAAAAGAGAGTGACACATTCCACATAAGCCGGATGCTCTTGCGTCAAAATCCGGGCAGCCAGCGTGTCTTCCGTATCATCGGCGTAAACCGGAACGGCCCGCTGCGCGATAATCGGACCCGCATCCATATCAGGAACGACAAAATGAACCGTACAGCCGGCAATCTTCACGCCGGCGGCGACAGCCTGCCCCTGCGCATGAAGGCCGCGAAATGACGGCAGTAAAGCCGGATGTATATTGATGATCTTATTTTCGTAATGACTGATAAACGTACTGCTCAAAAGGCGCATAAACCCCGCCAGGCAGATCAAATCCGCCCGATACGGCGCGATAGCCTGCAAAATGAAAAGTTCAAAGTCTTCTCTGGAAGCAAATTTCTTCCGATCTGCGAGAATCGCCGGAACGCCCCATTCTTCAGCTTTACTGAGAATACCGGCGCCGGGAATATCACAAACGACGGCGTTGATTTCACCGTTAATTTTGCCGGAAGCGACGGCATCATGAATCGCTTCCGCATTGCTGCCTCGTCCCGACGCAAAAATGACGATCCTTTTTTTAGTCATCAAACACGCCTCCCTTGAGAACGACCCGTTCACCACCTCCGGTTGTCTTGCCAATGATATAGGCCTTTTCGCCGGCCTTGGTAAGAGCGGCCATAACGGCATCCGCTTCTTCTCCGGCGACGATCATGATCATGCCGATTCCCATGTTGAAAGTGCGGTACATCTCTTTGTTGTCCACGTTCCCCCACTTTTGGAGAAGACCGAAAACAGGCAGCTGCGGCCAAGAGGTCACATCGATTTCGACGCCGATACCTGGCGGCAATACACGCGGTATATTTTCGTAAAAACCGCCGCCCGTAATGTGCACCATGCCCTTGACGTCAAAATTGCGAATAATGGGCAGGCATACCTTCGGATAAAGCCGCGTCGGCGTCAATAGACATTCCCCGATCGACATGCCCAATTCATCAACGTACTGATCCGGCTGCATGTTCATCCGTTCAAAGACAATCTTACGGACCAACGAAAACCCGTTGGAATGAATCCCTGTAGAAGGCAACCCGATCAACACGTCATTTGCGCCGATCGTTTCACCGGTAATGATCTTGTCACGATCGACAATGCCAACGCCGAAACCGGCCAGGTCATAATCGTCTTCGGCATAAAATCCTGCCATTTCAGCCGTTTCGCCACCAAGAAGCGCACATCCGGATTCCCGGCAGGCGGCGGCAACACCTTTGACGATCGTCGCAACCTGAACGGGATCCAGCTTACCGACTGCAATGTAATCGAGGAAGAACAACGGCTCCGCGCCTTGCACGAGCACATCATTAATAGACATGGCCACACAGTCCTGTCCGACGGTATCATGTTTATTCATGAGAATAGCCAAACGCAGCTTAGTACCGACACCGTCAGTCCCGCTCACCAAAACCGGCTTCTTGATGTCACTGTTTATTAAAGAAAAGAGACCGCCGAAACCGCCGAGATCGCCGAGCACTTCAGGACGATACGTAGCTTTTACGGAGTCCTTCATCAATTCGACCGCCTTATTGCCGGCATCAATGTCAACACCTGCATCAGCGTAGGTTAAGGTCTTCTTCGTTTCATCATTCGAGCGCATATTTTTCTCCTTCCTCAGTGCTGACGGGAATCGTCGTGGGGTAATCGTTATTAAAGCAAGCCAGACACATATCTTCACGGGGAATACCGACAAGCGCCCTGTCCAGACCTTCCAGCGTAATGAAGTGGAGCTTATCGACGCCGATATATTTCCGGATCGCTTCTTCATCCAGCGCCGACGCGATCAGCTCTTTGCGAACAGACGTATCAATGCCGTAAAAGCAAGGATACTTGATAGGCGGCGCCGATACGCACATATAGACTTCC belongs to Megasphaera vaginalis (ex Bordigoni et al. 2020) and includes:
- the purN gene encoding phosphoribosylglycinamide formyltransferase, yielding MTKKRIVIFASGRGSNAEAIHDAVASGKINGEINAVVCDIPGAGILSKAEEWGVPAILADRKKFASREDFELFILQAIAPYRADLICLAGFMRLLSSTFISHYENKIINIHPALLPSFRGLHAQGQAVAAGVKIAGCTVHFVVPDMDAGPIIAQRAVPVYADDTEDTLAARILTQEHPAYVECVTLFCDDKLQVNGNIVTING
- the purM gene encoding phosphoribosylformylglycinamidine cyclo-ligase is translated as MRSNDETKKTLTYADAGVDIDAGNKAVELMKDSVKATYRPEVLGDLGGFGGLFSLINSDIKKPVLVSGTDGVGTKLRLAILMNKHDTVGQDCVAMSINDVLVQGAEPLFFLDYIAVGKLDPVQVATIVKGVAAACRESGCALLGGETAEMAGFYAEDDYDLAGFGVGIVDRDKIITGETIGANDVLIGLPSTGIHSNGFSLVRKIVFERMNMQPDQYVDELGMSIGECLLTPTRLYPKVCLPIIRNFDVKGMVHITGGGFYENIPRVLPPGIGVEIDVTSWPQLPVFGLLQKWGNVDNKEMYRTFNMGIGMIMIVAGEEADAVMAALTKAGEKAYIIGKTTGGGERVVLKGGVFDD